In Frondihabitans sp. PAMC 28766, a genomic segment contains:
- a CDS encoding DeoR/GlpR family DNA-binding transcription regulator: protein MSERGNVSISEISKSLDISPATARRDLTTLAEQRLVTRTHGGVAALGTGYELPLQYKIARQADAKIAIARAAAGLVMPGDSVGLNGGTTTTEVARELGKSERFIRSDGDYGVTIVTNALNIGYELSVRPHVKIVVTGGVARRQSYELVGAVVATTLAEFAVDVVILGVDGLSGRYGATTMHEGEAEVSRRFAEVGRKVIVVADSTKMDRMTFARICPLERIDVLVTDVAVPPALQADLESAGVEIVIAA from the coding sequence GTGAGCGAACGGGGCAACGTGTCGATCTCCGAGATCAGCAAGAGCCTCGACATCTCGCCCGCGACAGCGAGGAGGGACCTGACGACGCTGGCGGAACAGCGACTGGTCACGCGCACTCACGGTGGGGTGGCCGCGCTCGGGACGGGTTACGAGCTTCCTCTTCAGTACAAGATCGCCCGGCAGGCTGACGCGAAGATCGCGATTGCTCGAGCGGCGGCCGGTCTGGTCATGCCTGGCGACTCCGTGGGGCTCAATGGAGGCACCACGACGACAGAGGTGGCTCGCGAGCTGGGCAAGAGCGAGCGATTCATTCGTTCGGATGGTGACTACGGCGTGACGATCGTGACCAACGCCTTGAACATCGGCTACGAGCTCTCCGTCCGCCCGCACGTGAAGATCGTCGTGACCGGCGGGGTCGCTCGCCGGCAGTCGTACGAGCTCGTCGGCGCCGTCGTCGCCACGACCCTGGCGGAGTTCGCCGTCGACGTCGTGATCCTCGGTGTCGACGGCCTGAGTGGACGTTATGGCGCCACGACGATGCACGAGGGGGAGGCGGAGGTGAGCCGTCGGTTCGCCGAGGTCGGGCGGAAAGTCATCGTCGTCGCCGACTCCACGAAAATGGATCGGATGACCTTTGCGCGCATCTGCCCCCTGGAGAGGATCGACGTCCTGGTCACCGATGTCGCCGTCCCGCCGGCCCTGCAGGCCGATCTCGAATCGGCCGGCGTCGAAATCGTCATCGCTGCGTGA
- a CDS encoding SIS domain-containing protein gives MSDTFVASELASQPETWRAAARLVPTFLDSLPQAGERVAVVGCGTSWFIAMSYAVARESAGLGVTDAFAGSEFPRGRDYDRVITISRSGTTTEIVQLLEELNGSTTTLITAVADSPAAAVAQSTIALPFADERSVVQTRFATTTLAFLRAHLGHDVDALAEQAEIALGLPIDDLLAAEQVTFIGRGSAIGLTYEAALKTREAAQFWAESYPAMDYRHGPIAIAQPGRLVWSLGPSPRGLAEEVALTGAVFVEHDLDPLAGLVVVHRFAVALALARGLDPDNPRSLTRSVILS, from the coding sequence ATGTCCGACACCTTTGTTGCCAGCGAGCTGGCCTCGCAGCCGGAGACCTGGCGCGCGGCCGCTCGGCTCGTCCCCACCTTCCTCGACTCACTGCCGCAGGCCGGTGAACGTGTGGCCGTGGTCGGTTGCGGCACCAGCTGGTTCATCGCAATGAGTTATGCCGTCGCTCGCGAGTCAGCCGGCCTCGGCGTCACCGACGCCTTCGCCGGGTCGGAGTTCCCCCGCGGCCGCGACTACGACCGCGTCATCACGATCTCGCGGTCGGGCACGACGACAGAGATCGTTCAGCTGCTCGAAGAGCTCAACGGCTCGACGACCACGCTCATCACCGCCGTCGCCGACAGCCCCGCCGCGGCAGTCGCCCAGAGCACCATCGCGCTGCCTTTCGCCGACGAGCGATCCGTCGTGCAGACGCGCTTCGCAACGACGACGCTCGCGTTCTTGAGGGCGCACCTCGGTCACGACGTCGACGCCCTGGCCGAGCAGGCCGAGATTGCCCTCGGCCTTCCGATCGATGACCTCCTCGCAGCCGAGCAGGTCACGTTCATCGGGCGGGGCTCCGCGATCGGGCTGACCTACGAGGCAGCGCTCAAGACACGTGAAGCCGCCCAATTCTGGGCGGAGTCGTATCCTGCGATGGACTACCGACACGGCCCCATCGCCATCGCACAGCCGGGTCGCCTCGTCTGGTCGCTGGGGCCGTCGCCTCGTGGTCTCGCCGAAGAAGTAGCCCTCACCGGCGCGGTCTTCGTCGAACACGACCTCGACCCTCTCGCCGGTCTCGTCGTCGTCCATCGCTTCGCCGTAGCCCTCGCCCTCGCCCGTGGTCTCGACCCCGACAACCCACGATCCCTCACCCGCTCGGTGATCCTCAGCTGA
- a CDS encoding ROK family protein, which translates to MSAVLGIDVGGTSVKSRVVSGDVIRWERRDPTPQQDADGCALGQLVAEIASEAARSCGEIEAIGLVVPGIVDDARGEAVLSVNIGWHDLPLRDIVRDHLAKAGSPLAIAFGQDVRAGALAESRSGAAAGLTGTTAFVPVGTGLASALVVDGILVSGQEWPGEDGQVLIEVGPHAGSRVEEIASASAVARRVGAPNAQAAAELVRTGDARAAAVWGECIEVLADAVASIVRRSGCTTVVLGGGLAESGPLLFEPLTEALRIRLSGGSSPKLLPALHRDGAAAAGAVLLAQDLLEHIDR; encoded by the coding sequence ATGTCCGCCGTCCTCGGCATCGATGTCGGTGGCACCAGCGTCAAATCACGGGTCGTCTCCGGGGATGTCATCCGTTGGGAACGACGGGACCCAACGCCTCAGCAGGACGCGGACGGGTGCGCACTGGGACAGCTCGTCGCCGAAATCGCCTCCGAGGCCGCGAGGAGCTGCGGTGAGATCGAGGCCATCGGTCTCGTCGTCCCGGGCATCGTCGACGACGCTCGAGGCGAGGCAGTCCTCTCCGTCAACATCGGCTGGCACGATCTTCCTCTTCGTGACATCGTGCGAGACCATCTGGCGAAAGCCGGGTCACCCCTGGCCATCGCATTCGGACAGGATGTCCGGGCGGGAGCCCTCGCCGAGAGCCGGTCGGGAGCAGCCGCCGGGTTGACCGGAACGACAGCCTTCGTCCCCGTCGGAACCGGCCTGGCCAGCGCCCTCGTCGTCGACGGCATTCTCGTGTCCGGCCAGGAATGGCCGGGCGAAGACGGACAGGTCCTCATCGAGGTCGGGCCGCACGCCGGGTCACGAGTCGAAGAGATCGCATCCGCGTCCGCCGTCGCTCGACGCGTAGGCGCCCCGAACGCGCAAGCCGCTGCGGAACTCGTGCGCACCGGCGACGCGCGCGCAGCAGCGGTGTGGGGCGAGTGCATCGAGGTCCTCGCCGATGCCGTCGCGTCGATCGTTCGCCGCAGCGGCTGCACCACCGTCGTCCTCGGCGGCGGGCTTGCCGAATCGGGCCCTCTTCTCTTCGAGCCCCTGACCGAGGCCCTCCGCATCCGTCTTTCCGGCGGATCGAGCCCGAAGCTCCTGCCAGCCCTCCACCGCGATGGTGCGGCCGCAGCCGGAGCCGTGTTATTGGCTCAGGACCTTCTCGAGCACATCGACCGATGA
- a CDS encoding N-acetylglucosamine-6-phosphate deacetylase: protein MTDSAPSRRIVAADRIVDGTIDWSPGWLEIRHGVIVARGAGLPVGENAERIQGILLPGFVDLHCHGALSADFARAPTEDAMTATQHHRARGTTTLIASVATGTPADTLDAVGRLVPLVKREEIAGIHLEGPFLSSRRRGAHAADLLRPPDRSEMDALLEEADGAISVVTLAPELPGALGLITHLVANGVIVAIGHTDCDAETASRALDRGATLMTHLFNGMPPLHHRRPGPVGIGLTDRRAVLELIADGHHLAEPILRLALESAAGRAVLVSDAMAATGCADGPYEIAGSEVTVSGGVATLTDGSSLAGSTITILDALHHVLRETRVTIQEAVRLSSESAARMLGREARGFAVGAAADAVLLPQQPDGSAVAVMKRGLWL from the coding sequence ATGACCGACAGCGCACCTTCTCGCCGCATCGTCGCGGCGGACCGGATCGTCGACGGGACAATCGACTGGAGCCCTGGCTGGCTGGAGATCCGGCACGGCGTCATCGTCGCTCGGGGTGCCGGGCTCCCCGTCGGCGAGAACGCGGAACGCATCCAGGGGATCCTCCTCCCCGGATTCGTCGACCTTCACTGCCACGGCGCCCTGAGCGCCGACTTCGCCCGAGCGCCGACGGAAGATGCGATGACTGCCACGCAGCATCATCGGGCACGAGGCACCACGACGCTGATCGCATCGGTCGCCACGGGCACTCCCGCTGACACGCTCGACGCCGTCGGTCGCCTGGTTCCCCTCGTGAAGCGTGAGGAGATCGCCGGGATCCATCTCGAGGGCCCGTTCCTTTCGAGTAGACGGAGAGGTGCTCATGCCGCCGACCTTCTGCGCCCGCCTGATCGATCCGAGATGGACGCCCTCCTGGAAGAAGCAGACGGTGCCATTTCCGTCGTCACCCTCGCACCCGAGTTGCCAGGTGCCCTCGGGCTCATCACCCACCTCGTGGCCAACGGCGTCATCGTCGCCATCGGTCACACCGATTGCGATGCGGAGACGGCCTCGCGCGCCCTGGATCGGGGAGCAACACTCATGACGCACCTCTTCAATGGCATGCCCCCGCTCCACCATCGACGCCCGGGGCCAGTCGGCATCGGATTGACGGACCGGCGGGCCGTGCTCGAACTCATCGCCGACGGACACCACCTCGCCGAGCCGATCCTGCGCCTCGCCCTCGAATCGGCCGCCGGGCGGGCGGTTCTCGTCTCGGACGCCATGGCGGCCACAGGATGCGCGGACGGCCCCTACGAGATCGCCGGCTCGGAAGTGACAGTGAGTGGAGGCGTTGCCACGCTCACCGACGGCTCCTCTCTGGCGGGGAGCACGATCACGATCCTGGATGCCCTCCACCATGTGCTGCGCGAGACACGGGTGACGATTCAGGAGGCCGTGCGGCTCTCGAGCGAATCGGCCGCCCGCATGCTCGGAAGGGAAGCTCGGGGCTTCGCGGTCGGCGCCGCCGCCGACGCCGTCCTCCTGCCTCAGCAGCCGGATGGGTCGGCCGTCGCGGTGATGAAGAGGGGGCTCTGGCTGTGA
- a CDS encoding 1-phosphofructokinase family hexose kinase, whose product MILVLTPNPAVDVTYTVGHQLIGETQRVLDVAKRPGGKGLNVARVLHLLGRETLALSPLGGDGGRWIESELEASGIANTSSLISAPTRTTVTVVDADQHPTVFAEPGPTISPTEWEDYRGLVREHLPAADLVVVSGSLPATADSELVAEWVADAHARGVPILVDVSGPPLLAAARAGADIVKPNAAELREATGNDDESVAAHVLLDLGAGLVIVSRGADGLTAYSTTEVTTVEAVPGVAGNPTGAGDAATAGTAVGFVDGIATVDLLRLASALGAAAVLRPTAGDIDLDAYPKFIAHLELSGAKT is encoded by the coding sequence GTGATTCTGGTACTCACTCCGAACCCGGCCGTGGATGTCACGTACACGGTCGGCCATCAACTGATCGGCGAGACTCAGCGCGTCCTCGACGTCGCGAAGCGACCCGGCGGAAAGGGCCTGAATGTGGCGCGGGTGCTGCACCTCCTCGGGCGAGAGACCCTTGCGCTGTCGCCGCTCGGCGGCGACGGCGGACGGTGGATCGAGTCAGAGCTCGAGGCTTCCGGGATCGCGAACACGTCGTCCCTCATCTCCGCCCCGACGAGGACAACCGTGACCGTCGTCGATGCCGACCAGCATCCGACCGTCTTCGCCGAACCAGGACCGACCATTTCGCCCACAGAGTGGGAGGACTACAGGGGCCTCGTCCGCGAACATCTGCCGGCCGCAGACCTCGTCGTGGTCTCGGGGTCGCTTCCCGCGACAGCCGACTCCGAGCTCGTGGCCGAATGGGTGGCTGACGCCCACGCCCGTGGCGTTCCGATCCTGGTCGACGTCTCCGGGCCGCCGCTCCTCGCAGCGGCGCGAGCAGGGGCTGACATCGTCAAGCCCAACGCGGCGGAGCTTCGGGAGGCCACGGGCAACGACGACGAGTCAGTGGCAGCCCACGTTCTGCTCGATCTCGGAGCCGGGTTGGTCATCGTTTCTCGCGGCGCTGACGGCCTCACCGCATACTCCACCACCGAAGTGACCACCGTCGAGGCAGTGCCGGGAGTTGCAGGCAATCCGACCGGCGCCGGCGACGCAGCCACCGCAGGAACGGCCGTCGGCTTCGTCGACGGCATCGCCACGGTCGATCTCCTGCGACTCGCCAGCGCGCTCGGCGCCGCAGCCGTCCTGCGCCCCACCGCCGGCGACATCGATCTCGACGCCTACCCGAAGTTCATCGCACACCTAGAGCTGTCCGGAGCGAAAACATGA
- a CDS encoding class II fructose-bisphosphate aldolase has protein sequence MTPHPPLPEILRDARAQGGAVGAFNVVLLEHAEAIVTAAERVRLPVILQISENCVRYHGSLAPIVLASLALAQAATVPVFVHLDHIEDTDLIREGIDLGVDSVMYDGSRLAYSDNIAATAAIVELCHASGIAVEAELGEIGGKDGVHAPGARTDPDEARSFTLLTGIDALAVAVGTSHAMTDRVATVDRPLVERLREAVPVPLVLHGSSGLSDDELRGAVRSGLTKVNISTHLNGLFTESVRQTLTLRGDVVDPRVYVREARAAFADETARLLQLLSPTAVVAHF, from the coding sequence ATGACACCCCACCCGCCCCTGCCTGAAATCCTTCGCGACGCACGAGCGCAAGGCGGCGCCGTCGGCGCCTTCAACGTCGTCCTCCTCGAGCACGCCGAGGCGATCGTCACCGCCGCCGAACGAGTCCGGCTGCCCGTCATCCTGCAGATCAGCGAGAACTGCGTCCGCTACCACGGGAGTCTGGCACCCATCGTCCTCGCATCACTCGCTCTCGCACAGGCGGCGACCGTCCCCGTCTTCGTGCATCTCGACCACATCGAAGACACCGACCTGATCCGCGAGGGCATCGATTTGGGCGTCGACAGCGTGATGTACGACGGGTCACGCCTCGCGTATTCCGACAACATCGCTGCGACGGCGGCGATCGTCGAGCTGTGCCATGCCAGCGGCATCGCCGTCGAGGCCGAGCTCGGTGAGATCGGAGGCAAGGACGGCGTCCACGCGCCGGGAGCCCGCACCGACCCCGACGAGGCGAGAAGCTTCACACTTCTGACCGGCATCGACGCACTCGCTGTCGCGGTGGGCACCTCCCACGCCATGACCGACCGCGTGGCCACCGTCGACAGACCACTCGTCGAACGGCTGCGAGAGGCCGTCCCGGTGCCGCTCGTCCTTCACGGCTCGTCCGGCCTGTCGGACGACGAACTTCGTGGAGCCGTGAGGAGCGGCCTGACCAAGGTCAACATCTCGACGCACCTCAACGGCCTGTTCACGGAGTCGGTCCGCCAGACATTGACCCTGCGGGGCGATGTCGTGGACCCTCGCGTCTACGTTCGCGAGGCTCGTGCGGCGTTTGCCGATGAGACAGCCCGACTGCTTCAGCTGCTCAGCCCGACGGCCGTGGTTGCTCATTTTTGA
- a CDS encoding spherulation-specific family 4 protein, whose product MSSLPRRLAAAIGLTALIAAGSTLGASAAQATTVPDLAQHVAVPAYIPPSDTTSWNSINSSSSQLGFVVVNVANGPGSVVDSTWQSTIAAAHAHGEKVLGYVDSGYFGASTPARQTVLGDTDSTSWTVQAEQDINRWYSYYGSNIDGIFMDDGMNTCGPTAGSNTYADLYAHLNQYIHTNHPGSLTVVNPGISVPSCYAQAADIIVSFEGSATDYLNPTAAEAPETWQLNADPDKFWNIVYGVDQTNLTAVMNQSKIDNSGYIYATPDTLPNPYDTAPTGTLWAQELAATAATATTVPATPAKPTANTPYSTGVDLSWASGSPSVAGYEVYRDGTDVGEIGNATPSATQWTDNGLSPSTTYSYTVRARGYDGVLSASSPALSVTTDSAWGATPSAPSTLTSSNLSANGTQLAWGASTSRNDTIASYDVSVNGAVQLSLQGDITSVHLGELTPGTSYTFSVVAHGDSGTTSAASNGVTVTTPSPTPITGAAAALTSTNAHFQAQYNLAYNFQNVFIDTDQNAGTGYQVDGIGADYLIENGALYRNTNDTNAWDWTPVALSSGPLTSSAGGLYEWDVPTSAFTTAPTALNVVFDGSGNSTEYLAGPLTASL is encoded by the coding sequence ATGTCGTCCCTCCCTCGCCGACTCGCAGCAGCGATCGGCCTCACCGCCCTCATTGCGGCCGGATCCACTCTGGGCGCCTCGGCGGCCCAGGCCACGACCGTTCCCGACCTCGCCCAGCACGTCGCGGTTCCCGCCTACATCCCGCCGAGCGACACGACGTCGTGGAACAGCATCAATTCTTCGAGCTCTCAACTCGGCTTCGTCGTCGTCAACGTCGCCAACGGCCCGGGAAGTGTGGTCGATTCGACGTGGCAGAGCACCATCGCCGCGGCTCACGCCCACGGCGAGAAAGTTCTCGGCTACGTCGACAGCGGCTACTTCGGCGCGTCGACCCCCGCGCGCCAGACTGTCCTCGGCGACACGGACTCCACCTCCTGGACGGTCCAAGCCGAGCAGGACATCAACCGCTGGTATTCCTACTACGGCTCGAACATCGACGGCATCTTCATGGATGACGGCATGAACACTTGCGGCCCGACCGCCGGAAGCAACACCTACGCCGACCTCTACGCCCACCTGAACCAGTACATCCACACGAACCACCCCGGCTCGCTCACCGTCGTCAACCCCGGAATCTCGGTGCCGTCCTGCTACGCGCAGGCGGCCGACATCATCGTGTCATTCGAGGGTTCGGCCACCGACTACCTGAACCCGACCGCGGCTGAGGCCCCTGAGACCTGGCAACTCAACGCCGACCCCGACAAGTTCTGGAACATCGTCTACGGCGTCGACCAGACCAACCTGACGGCCGTCATGAACCAGTCGAAGATCGACAACTCCGGCTACATCTACGCCACGCCCGACACCCTGCCGAACCCGTACGACACGGCGCCGACAGGCACGCTCTGGGCACAGGAGCTGGCCGCAACGGCGGCAACGGCGACGACCGTTCCGGCCACACCGGCGAAGCCGACGGCGAACACGCCCTACTCGACCGGCGTCGACCTCAGCTGGGCCTCGGGATCGCCTTCCGTCGCGGGCTACGAGGTCTATCGCGACGGCACCGACGTCGGCGAGATCGGCAACGCCACGCCGTCAGCGACCCAGTGGACCGACAACGGGCTTTCGCCGTCGACCACCTACAGCTACACGGTTCGGGCGCGCGGTTACGACGGTGTGCTCTCGGCCAGCAGCCCGGCGCTGTCGGTGACGACGGACTCAGCCTGGGGTGCGACGCCCAGCGCCCCCTCGACCCTGACTTCGTCGAATCTGTCGGCCAACGGCACCCAGCTGGCCTGGGGCGCCTCGACGTCGAGAAACGACACGATCGCGTCATACGACGTCTCCGTCAACGGTGCGGTTCAGCTGTCTCTCCAGGGTGACATCACGTCGGTGCACCTCGGCGAGCTCACTCCGGGAACCTCCTACACCTTCTCGGTCGTCGCCCACGGTGACTCGGGCACGACGTCCGCGGCATCGAACGGCGTCACGGTGACCACCCCGTCGCCGACTCCCATCACGGGGGCAGCGGCCGCGCTCACGTCGACGAACGCGCACTTCCAGGCCCAGTACAACCTCGCCTACAACTTCCAGAACGTGTTCATCGACACGGACCAGAACGCCGGCACCGGCTACCAGGTCGACGGGATCGGCGCCGACTACCTGATCGAAAACGGGGCCCTCTACCGCAACACGAACGACACGAACGCGTGGGATTGGACTCCGGTGGCCCTTTCCAGTGGCCCTCTGACGTCGAGTGCCGGGGGCCTCTACGAGTGGGACGTGCCGACGAGCGCCTTCACGACCGCTCCGACCGCTCTGAACGTCGTCTTCGACGGCTCGGGCAACTCCACCGAATACCTGGCTGGTCCTCTCACGGCGTCACTGTAA
- a CDS encoding TetR/AcrR family transcriptional regulator: MSSAARPVGHHHGDLRNALEEAALELVLERGVQGFTLAEASRRAGVSRGAPYRHYAHREALLASLAERCYRLQHERFSTAMATAVGAVDKLATYAGESVRFAADERSLFLFTFGAGLDKTAFPSLAEAGDRVLELLNGPALDLRGDPVLAQDLVMAVGAVAHGYATFHIEGVLPDREDAADHAESAARTLSNAPEG; this comes from the coding sequence ATGAGCTCCGCCGCCCGCCCCGTGGGTCACCACCACGGAGACCTCCGCAACGCCCTCGAGGAGGCCGCCCTCGAGCTCGTGCTCGAACGCGGAGTCCAGGGGTTCACCCTGGCGGAGGCGAGTCGCCGAGCCGGAGTCAGTCGCGGTGCGCCCTACCGGCACTACGCCCATAGGGAAGCGTTGCTCGCCTCCCTCGCCGAACGCTGCTATCGCCTGCAGCACGAACGCTTCTCGACCGCGATGGCGACGGCCGTCGGCGCGGTCGACAAGCTCGCGACCTACGCGGGAGAGTCGGTGCGGTTCGCCGCTGATGAGCGGTCACTCTTCCTCTTCACCTTCGGCGCCGGACTCGACAAAACGGCGTTCCCCTCACTGGCCGAGGCGGGCGATCGCGTCCTCGAACTCTTGAACGGACCGGCGCTGGATCTGAGAGGCGATCCTGTCCTGGCACAGGACCTCGTGATGGCCGTCGGCGCCGTGGCTCACGGCTACGCGACGTTCCACATCGAGGGCGTCCTGCCCGATCGGGAGGACGCCGCCGATCATGCCGAGTCCGCCGCACGCACTCTGAGTAATGCGCCCGAGGGTTGA
- a CDS encoding VOC family protein, with protein MPHFYSDHVGLSVADLDRLSTFYAEGLGLTEIEEEFAMPDVGVRSVILRSPEGFKLELIERQGSTPQSFPDPFTGASIQGFFHWALSVDDLDAAFATLVAAGAAAVSEPADAVRSGARFAYVHDPEGNLIELIQPASA; from the coding sequence ATGCCCCACTTTTACTCTGACCACGTCGGCCTTTCGGTCGCCGACCTCGATCGCCTCTCGACCTTCTATGCCGAGGGCCTCGGCCTGACCGAGATCGAAGAAGAGTTCGCGATGCCCGATGTCGGGGTGCGTTCTGTGATCCTGCGATCTCCAGAGGGGTTCAAGCTCGAGCTGATCGAGCGACAGGGATCGACGCCACAGTCGTTCCCCGACCCGTTCACGGGCGCGTCGATTCAGGGTTTCTTCCACTGGGCGCTGAGCGTCGACGACCTTGACGCGGCGTTCGCGACTCTGGTGGCAGCAGGTGCCGCGGCGGTGTCGGAGCCGGCCGACGCCGTGCGGTCAGGGGCCCGCTTCGCCTACGTGCACGATCCCGAGGGCAACCTCATCGAACTGATTCAGCCGGCCTCGGCGTGA
- a CDS encoding serine hydrolase has product MSDVASVVGEELRRVRATLAGVVVEVSLGDEHETASSGRWVNGSVPSSESLFYAASLTKQVMGVLAGIAVDAGELRSDDSLRSWLPALPRWTESATIAQLLHHTSGLPRELSSRTEARSATSVMAAIKALKEPTSPPGTRFEYSNDGYFLLAAILERAAGIPIGQLGTERVFIPLGMNSSHLSRHAHLSPAGEPAPPSTIGDGGWWTTVADVGRLLRHLNQDPSGTRLMHTGHLLGGETVEYGWGVRVLRIGGLLAASHGGSWQRWQSKTLRIPERECAVVVAARTDDTLAVSDLGTKIAATVSKLR; this is encoded by the coding sequence GTGAGCGACGTCGCGTCCGTGGTTGGTGAGGAGCTACGTCGTGTTCGCGCAACTTTGGCTGGCGTGGTCGTTGAAGTGTCGCTCGGAGATGAGCATGAAACGGCCTCGTCCGGTCGATGGGTGAATGGGTCGGTCCCATCATCCGAAAGTCTTTTTTACGCCGCCTCGTTGACGAAGCAAGTGATGGGAGTCTTGGCCGGAATCGCCGTGGATGCGGGCGAGCTGCGCTCCGACGACTCCCTGCGCAGCTGGTTACCGGCTCTTCCTCGCTGGACCGAGAGCGCGACGATCGCACAGCTTCTTCATCACACATCCGGGTTACCACGTGAACTTTCGAGTCGGACCGAGGCACGTTCCGCCACATCCGTCATGGCCGCGATCAAAGCACTGAAGGAGCCCACCAGCCCGCCGGGCACCCGGTTCGAGTACAGCAACGACGGCTACTTCCTCCTGGCTGCCATTCTTGAACGCGCGGCCGGGATCCCCATCGGTCAGCTCGGAACCGAGCGGGTGTTCATCCCCCTCGGGATGAATTCCAGCCACTTGTCTAGGCACGCGCATTTGTCTCCTGCGGGCGAGCCCGCACCACCCTCCACCATTGGGGACGGCGGTTGGTGGACTACGGTCGCTGACGTGGGCCGCCTTCTCAGGCACCTCAACCAGGATCCGAGCGGCACACGGCTGATGCACACAGGTCATCTCCTCGGAGGCGAGACCGTCGAGTATGGATGGGGCGTGCGCGTTCTACGCATCGGCGGACTACTAGCCGCATCGCACGGCGGCAGCTGGCAACGCTGGCAATCCAAGACCCTCCGGATTCCCGAACGGGAGTGCGCAGTTGTGGTCGCTGCCCGAACAGACGACACGCTAGCGGTCAGCGACCTCGGAACGAAGATCGCTGCAACCGTCTCCAAGCTCCGCTAG
- a CDS encoding tyrosine-protein phosphatase produces the protein MRTLDWDGYLNARDLGGLSTSFSATGATIFGRVARGPRRELLTEDGWRDARGWGLAAVVDLRCEYEIGVRDGDPAVSPETLATVPVVNAPTEDQDDPEFREVCFPILDSPEYWHHNWRILPHLVLATLHAIADAPHGVLVHCSAGRDRTGMISALLLSNAGVEPTLVAADYAESVRAMAGAKAHAPNDRQAAWGTEEVDSWIAETAPIVEDVAADVDAAFATIGAGSELRSRLRARLTER, from the coding sequence GTGCGAACTCTCGACTGGGACGGCTACCTGAACGCCCGCGACCTCGGAGGCCTTTCGACTTCCTTCTCCGCGACGGGTGCAACGATTTTCGGCAGGGTGGCTCGCGGGCCGCGACGCGAGCTGCTGACCGAGGACGGATGGCGGGACGCTCGCGGCTGGGGCCTCGCCGCCGTCGTCGACTTGAGATGTGAGTACGAGATCGGCGTCCGTGACGGCGACCCTGCTGTCTCGCCCGAAACGCTCGCAACTGTGCCGGTGGTGAACGCCCCCACCGAAGACCAGGACGATCCCGAATTCCGAGAGGTATGTTTCCCGATCCTGGACTCGCCCGAGTACTGGCACCACAACTGGCGAATCCTGCCGCACCTCGTCCTCGCGACATTGCACGCAATCGCGGATGCCCCGCACGGAGTACTTGTGCACTGCAGTGCTGGCCGGGACCGCACCGGCATGATTAGCGCCCTCCTCCTCAGCAACGCCGGGGTCGAGCCCACGTTGGTCGCAGCCGACTATGCGGAATCGGTCCGAGCGATGGCAGGCGCGAAAGCTCACGCCCCAAACGATCGGCAAGCCGCCTGGGGGACCGAAGAGGTAGACAGTTGGATCGCTGAGACCGCCCCGATCGTCGAAGACGTGGCTGCCGACGTGGACGCCGCGTTCGCGACCATCGGTGCTGGCTCGGAATTGCGATCCCGACTGCGGGCACGCCTCACTGAGCGCTGA
- a CDS encoding GNAT family N-acetyltransferase, with amino-acid sequence MEPSSTANGFASEAVTAALRLAFERHDAHRVVAQMDARNTGSARLATRVGMRREAHFRSDFWSKSEWTDTLVFAMIDGEQPML; translated from the coding sequence GTGGAGCCATCGTCAACTGCGAATGGGTTCGCGAGCGAGGCGGTCACGGCCGCGCTGCGGCTCGCTTTCGAGCGCCACGACGCTCACCGCGTCGTCGCGCAGATGGATGCCCGTAATACGGGGTCTGCGCGACTCGCGACGCGGGTGGGCATGCGGCGAGAAGCGCACTTCCGAAGCGACTTCTGGAGCAAAAGCGAGTGGACCGACACGCTGGTCTTCGCAATGATCGACGGCGAACAGCCCATGCTGTAG